The Ignavibacteriota bacterium region CTTGATTTATATCCGTCCTAAACATAGGATTTATTATTGTATTTATTGCTTGATCGTACCATTTCATATCATAAATAATTCTTGATATAAAATTTGAGTAAGTAATTATTTTTTGTTTTAGTTCATAAATATTTTCCGAATTTGCGCTTCTGACATCTTCCTTTATAAATCCAATAATCTTTTCCGCTTTATGATGTGTATGATAAATTCTTTTGGTAAACAATGATTCCTTTTCTGCCCGGACTTGGTTTTTGATATTTTCTTCATGTTCTTCAAATAATTTTTGTCTAGCCTCATTCCTTTCTTTTACGGCTTCAGACGAAACCCAGAAAATAGCCAATAATCCAATAAATATTAATATTGAATATATGATTGATACATTATCAAAATTCTTCGCCACTTCATTTGAAATAAAATTAAAATTGGGAGTTATTTTCATATACATTACGCCCAAATATTCACCGTCTGGAACAAATGGAACAAGTATATTAAATGTTTCGTTATTATGGAGCTCGCTGTATATAATTTCGTTTTCCTTCATTGAATCTTTATGACGAAGAAATAAGCCGACTTCGTTTACATATTTTGCATTTTCATATTTGAACGGACTTAATTTATTTAAAAGAAATTTATATAAATCAATACCGGAATCAATTACATACAATTTGTTTTCTTTAATAATTATTAAGAAAATACTATTAACGCTTTTCTGCAATAATTGCTGCTTAACAATTACATTAAACGATGAAATAATTTTTCTTTCTTCAAGATCATTTACAAATTTCTGAAGAATTAAATTCTCAAATAAAAGTTCCATACTGGTTGATGTAATAATGGCAAGTCTTTCGGCTGAATGTTTTTGATACCAGTTTTGTGTCTCTTCCAAATATTTGTTAAGAGATGATTTCTGAACAAATGCCAAAATAATTTGAAACAAAATAAGTACTATAAAAAATACGGTTATGTGTCTGATCTCAAAACCGTACTTAGAAAACTTATTTCTTATTTTATTCTTTAACATTTAATTCACAGTTATTTAACAAGCATTTTGTCATATAAAATATCCTGAGTCGCCATTTTAACTGCATCTTCAACAGTTATTTTATTCTTAATTGCTAAGGCAAAATAATGAGCCATAATTTTTGAGTACTTTGTATATTCCGGATGAGCCGGTCGGTAATACCCAATATTATATATTTTTATCAATTCATTTATATTAGAATACTTTCTCAGATATTTTTCATCAGAATAGAATTTCTTAATAACCGGAGCAAACCCAGCTTGTTCATAAATTATTTCCTGCGAACTTTCACTTAAAAGGAATTTAATAAAATCAATTGTTTCTTTTTTATTGTCTGAAAACTTTGGAATCATCAAATTCCAACCACCGAGGGTTGACGCTTTATTACCGTCTTTAAAATGAGGGATTGGCATAGTTTTCAGCATATTTTCTTTTTCAATATTAATCGGTGAATCTTGAA contains the following coding sequences:
- a CDS encoding ATP-binding protein — its product is MLKNKIRNKFSKYGFEIRHITVFFIVLILFQIILAFVQKSSLNKYLEETQNWYQKHSAERLAIITSTSMELLFENLILQKFVNDLEERKIISSFNVIVKQQLLQKSVNSIFLIIIKENKLYVIDSGIDLYKFLLNKLSPFKYENAKYVNEVGLFLRHKDSMKENEIIYSELHNNETFNILVPFVPDGEYLGVMYMKITPNFNFISNEVAKNFDNVSIIYSILIFIGLLAIFWVSSEAVKERNEARQKLFEEHEENIKNQVRAEKESLFTKRIYHTHHKAEKIIGFIKEDVRSANSENIYELKQKIITYSNFISRIIYDMKWYDQAINTIINPMFRTDINQVIQFIIDNIFLRLSSKNDMFEFKLNLDERIPKVNVNEFVVWEIVEPLIQNSIDHGNKKFINIIVSTKIDLEKNITTVTIEDDGVGVDNELLMENEQGIKNIFLENKTTKKMENTNSGYGCYIAYQMAVLRCGWDLDVFNKDSGGCNFVIKIKN